One stretch of Armigeres subalbatus isolate Guangzhou_Male chromosome 2, GZ_Asu_2, whole genome shotgun sequence DNA includes these proteins:
- the LOC134215338 gene encoding UDP-glucosyltransferase 2-like, translating into MGHNEDEYACDSFINYISIQRHPIDQNARSFRDTQIILKLSKSLTVLSFTSRETNQFKNGIMQRCAIILLLVACSLTRAANILYIDGVASPSHFIWHKALIHALAAKGHNVTALSVDVEDKPVQNVTYIKLEGVYESLLSEEEGSLEMDFFEIGDMNTLSVLYMFNEYTVLGCKFTLNTKGLKQLLDYPRDFKFDLIISDYLNGPCVSSVAQHRFGRPPLIGATAFHGLTTTTPMTGAYSYSASVPNHEFNHPQAMSYCKRFENFVYNHFEELSKVYYMLPQVDKIVRKEFPDIPYVGDLEKETRIVLLNSNPVIQYSEPTMPNVISVGGMQIVKSKELPDDLKKVVENAKNGAILFSLGTNLRSDMLGDERLIEILNAMGHFPEYQFLWKFESDKMPIEVPKNVYIRKWMPQNDLLAHPNVKLFITHSGLLSTQEAVWNGVPIIGFPVFADQHQNINYCVQQGVGKRLSLKNVKSKELVDAIKEVMADGRYRQNMSELSRLFRDQKETPLERAVWWVEWVLRNPTTQILQSNAIRLSWFAKYSFDVIVPILLVVFVVLSISAKVVCKVLHSKKRQTKVKGE; encoded by the exons ATGGGACACAATGAAGACGAGTATGCGTGCGATTCATTCATAAACTACATAAGCATTCAGCGACACCCAATTGACCAGAACGCACGATCATTTCGGGATACCCAAATTATTTTGAAGCTCAGTAAGAGCCTCACCGTGCTGTCGTTCACTTCACGTGAAACAAACCAATTCAAGAACGGCATTATGCAACGTTGTGCAATCATATTGCTCTTAGTAGCTTGCAGCCTCACTCGGGCGGCAAATATTTTGTACATAGATGGAGTGGCATCGCCGAGTCATTTCATTTG GCACAAAGCATTGATACATGCATTGGCAGCGAAGGGACACAATGTCACGGCTCTGAGCGTCGATGTTGAAGATAAACCAGTTCAAAACGTGACATACATTAAATTGGAAGGTGTTTATGAAAGTTTGCTCTCCGAAGAGGAAGGATCTTTGGAAATGGACTTTTTTGAAATTGGTGATATGAACACATTATCCGTATtgtacatgttcaacgaataTACAGTACTTGGTTGCAAATTTACGTTGAACACAAAAGGTTTGAAGCAATTGCTAGATTATCCACGAGATTTCAAGTTTGATTTGATCATCTCCGATTATCTGAACGGACCATGCGTGTCTTCTGTTGCGCAACACAGATTTGGAAGACCTCCACTGATTGGGGCAACTGCCTTTCACGGACTCACCACAACAACCCCAATGACCGGTGCATATTCTTATTCCGCTTCTGTACCTAATCATGAGTTCAACCATCCCCAGGCAATGAGCTATTGTAAGCGGTTCGAAAACTTCGTATACAATCATTTTGAGGAGCTTTCGAAAGTTTATTACATGCTTCCGCAAGTTGATAAAATAGTGCGCAAAGAGTTTCCAGATATTCCGTACGTTGGAGATTTGGAGAAGGAAACCCGAATTGTTCTTCTGAATTCAAATCCAGTTATTCAGTATTCAGAACCAACGATGCCGAACGTTATCTCCGTAGGCGGAATGCAAATTGTCAAATCGAAGGAACTCCCTGACGATctaaaaaaagttgttgaaaatgCTAAAAATGGAGCTATTCTGTTTTCGCTCGGCACCAACCTCCGTAGCGATATGCTGGGGGACGAGAGGTTAATCGAGATTTTAAACGCCATGGGTCACTTCCCAGAGTAtcaatttctatggaaatttgaaTCGGATAAAATGCCTATTGAAGTGCCAAAGAACGTGTACATTAGAAAATGGATGCCCCAGAATGATTTACTGGCCCATCCGAATGTCAAATTGTTCATCACCCACAGCGGTCTGCTAAGTACGCAGGAAGCGGTTTGGAATGGCGTTCCAATTATTGGATTTCCAGTGTTTGCCGACCAACATCAAAATATCAATTACTGTGTTCAGCAAGGCGTAGGGAAAAGACTATCTCTGAAGAATGTGAAAAGCAAAGAGCTTGTCGATGCTATCAAGGAGGTGATGGCAGATGGACG TTATCGTCAAAATATGTCTGAGCTTTCGAGGCTCTTCCGCGATCAAAAGGAAACACCCCTCGAGCGCGCTGTCTGGTGGGTGGAGTGGGTTCTGCGAAATCCTACCACCCAAATTCTACAGTCAAATGCAATTCGGTTATCATGGTTTGCGAAATATTCATTCGATGTGATTGTACCCATATTGTTGGTAGTTTTCGTGGTGTTATCAATTTCAGCTAAGGTTGTGTGTAAAGTACTGCACTCGAAGAAAAGGCAAACTAAAGTTAAAGGTGAATAA